From Papilio machaon chromosome 2, ilPapMach1.1, whole genome shotgun sequence, the proteins below share one genomic window:
- the LOC106716058 gene encoding uncharacterized protein LOC106716058, with protein MSIKSILLLITLSLVAFCNGAFSEHNDVIEGRGKKKKIALYVYWADIIVKKIFVLKLIYAFVFFVVIHKAGYFLSWFISYLKEQKRDHHEYHHIPHHHYDYGPPSSYGPHSSYGPPSSYGGPYRRESHGV; from the exons ATGTCTATAAAGTCTATTTTGCTGTTAATTACTTTATCGTTAGTTGCCTTTTGCAATGGTGCGTTTAGTGAACACAATGACGTCATCGAAGGCAGaggaaagaagaaaaaaatcgcTTTATACG tgtACTGGGCAGACATAATAGTCAAGAAGATCTTCGTCCTGAAGCTGATATACGCCTTTGTTTTCTTCGTGGTCATCCACAAGGCGGGCTACTTCCTCTCATGGTTCATCAGTTACCTCAAGGAGCAGAAGAGAGATCATCATGAGTATCATCACATTCCTCATCATCACTATGACTACGGACCCCCAAGCAGTTACGGACCCCACAGTAGTTACGGACCCCCCAGCAGTTATGGAGGTCCATATAGAAGAGAAAGCCATGGCGTGTAG